A window of Drosophila sulfurigaster albostrigata strain 15112-1811.04 chromosome X, ASM2355843v2, whole genome shotgun sequence genomic DNA:
ACCCAAGCCCAGAAATAGTGTCGGATGCACTGTGGCGCCCAATGGCAAAGCTTATTGCTTTGGCGGTGTCATGGACGTCAACGAGGACGATGAGAATGTGCTGGGCCAGTTTGGCGAGGAGCTGCTGGCCTTCGATTTAAGCTCACAGTCCTGGCGACTGCTCGACGTCACTCCGAAGGCAAAGCCGAGCTCCAAGAAGCAGTCGAATGATGTGGAAATGGACAATGAGAATGCGGCGGAGCCGGCAAAGAGCGTTACGACCACGACAGATGGCATATTTACGGTGACAGTTGGTGGACCTGCAGCCAGTCAAGCATCGACGCCTTATGTCTCAAGCATACCGAGTCTGTTTCCCAATGCGAGACGCACAGATGCTCCAGCACCTCGCATGAATCCTGGACTCTGTGTGTGCAAGggcaatttgtatttgtttggcGGTCTGTACGAGGAGGATGAGAAGCAGCATACGCTCAATGATTTCTACTCGCTGGATCTGCACAAATTGGAGCAATGGAAGGTgatcatcagcagcaagcagaaggCGCACGATTGGATCGATGACAGCGAAAGCAGCAGCTCCGATGAAGAGTGctccgatgatgatgatgacgatgacgatgatgacagCTCGGGCATGGACACTGATTAAAGTtgaatttgctattttttatttcaataaatacgaaattgtgcgtaaacattttattgcatattcattttgaatgctCAAACGTCGATAACGAacaatttatcgataacaactAAGACCGATGAGAGCAATTCACGCAAGTTGTAAACATTTTGTGTAAAAGCTAATTTTAGTAAAAATTTATTACTATTCAAAAATGTCAGcacaaaacaatattataatattaaaaaaaaaaatacacttgCCTACAAActcacaaacaacaacacataacACATGTGTGCTGGCCACACTGTACACTattagttggtatatttgtttggCAGTGAAAACTATCGGCACGTGCGCATCGCCAGGCGGCTGAACGTGTGTGAACATacgtgtgttgtgtgtgtgtgtgagcgcgagagcgcgcgtgtgtgtgcgttagtGTGTAAGTTAGtgtgtgttattattattgttaaggTTAACCCAACAACTTAGTTTAATGCTTTAGCGCTCGcgtatcttttttttgttaatatttttttgttgtaaatcaAGTGTGTGCGACACACACATAACGGAAGCCAGAAGATGCTGCGCCTACTACTCGCCAACTGCAGTCGCAGCGACTTGCTCAGGTAACTAGCAGTCCCCCCCCCTCCCCCCACCATCCTACTTCTTACCATTGGCAATCTCTCCCAAATCTACACATGGCCTCGAAGAGCGTCGCGTCGGCGTCGCCGACCAAAGCGATAAAGGTTTTCCCCTCGCCCTCCCTCCCTCCGGCCAACGCACTTctaaacttttaaattgtagTAAACGATTATGTCATCAAACGCTTTTCACTTAAGGTTTtcattgaattgtttttatttctctttgtttttagCCGCCGCCTGCAGAACGCCAATCGCCTCTTGCGACAGCATCAACACACGCTGCTGCGACCCAAGGCAGCGCCGTCGACTGCGACGCCGCCGTCGAGTGCAGCGCGCGCATTGCAAACGACGCGCGCCCTGCTCCTAGGAGGCGCCACTCTCGCCGGGGGCGTGGCCGTGCGCAGCTGGTGGGCAACGGCACACTGCGAGGCAGCAGCGGGCGCGGGGGGAAATCGCCTCGCGGGCGTCATTCAGCATACGCTGCAGCAGGAGGAACAGCACTTCGACTGGCGACGCTTCTGGTCCTATTTGGAGCCACACACCTGGGAGCTGATTGGTGCCATCTGTGTGAGTGGATACCCGGGTGGTTTGCGAGGATGCGAGAGGGGTATACACGGCTAGTGGGAAAGTAGGCAGCAGAAAAAAGCAAGAGTGTGAGGTTCTCTTTGATAAGAAATAGATCTTAAGGTAGAATACAATAGGATCGAAGTTAGGCGAAGCTTGTGTGTTAGATACCCGGCACTCTTTGGGAGTGGGGTATACACGGCTAGTGGGAAAGTAGGCAGCAGAAGAAAGGAAGAGCATGAAGTTCTCTTTGATAAGAAATAGATCTTAAGGTAGAATGTGATAGGGACGGAGATCAGAGTTGTTAGTGTACACTCTTTGCAAGTGGATACCCGGGAGGTTACACGTGTGGGGTATTCCAGCTAGTGGGAAAGGAGAAGTGTAGCAGGCAGCGGAAGGAAAAACATGCGATAGGGACGAAGATCGGAGTTTTTAGTGCATTAGATACCCGGCACTCTTTGGGAGCGGTTAGCCGGATGATTTAAAGAGATGCGAGAGGGGTATACACGGCTAGTCATAGAGGAGAAGTTTAGTAGGCAGCAGAAAAAAGGAAGAGCGTGAGGTCCTCTTTGAAAAGAGATGCATCTTAAGGTAAAGTAAGATAGAGTCAAAGATCAAAGTAGTTAGTGTACTAAATACCCGGTACTTTTTGGGGTAGCTGGAAGTATTATTAGTTAGCACAAAAGAAGAACTGTATTCAAGTAGTTCAAGGAGTAGTTAATACAATTTGATACCCATGAGAAGTAGATTCTCTCTGATAAGAGATTCATCTTAAGGTAGAATGCGATAGGGTTGAAGATCGGAGTAGTTAATGTAATTCATACCCGGCACTCTTTGGGGTAGTTGGGAGTATTATTGGTTAGTAGaaaagttagttagttagttcaCTTTGATACCCGACACTTTTTGAGCTGAAGTGGGGTATGCTTATTTATTGGTAAAGCTAAAATAGAACTTTCAGGATATTCTCGGTTAGTGACAAGAATTAAATGTTAGTCATAGATGGTATAAGAAGCAAGCTAATTTCTGCACTTTGATATTCGCACGTCGATAGTATTTACTATCGATTGCACTATCGGTACTTCTTTGAGTCGGCATCGATAGTATTTACTATCGATTGCACTATCGGTACTTCGTTGAGTCGccatcgatagttctccacgTCAAATGTTTGCCGTAGAAAGAGAGTAACTATCGATTGCGGCTCAGCGATAGTACTGATAATGTTATCGATAGGTCTCCACCTCAAATGTTTGCCATAGAAAGAAGCTAGTTACTTCACTTTGATACTTTGCCATCAAGTAACTATCGATTTGGGCTCAGCGATAGTACTGATAATGTTATCGATAGGTCTCCACCTCAAATGTTCACCATAGAAAGAGGGTAACTATCGATTTGGGCTCAGCGATAGTACTGATAATGTTATCGATAGGTCTCCACCTCAAATGTTTGCCATAGAAAGAAGCTAGTTACTTCACTTTGATACTTTGCCATCAAGTAACTATCGATTTGGGCTCAGCGATAGTACTGATAATGTTATCGATAGGTCTCCACCTCAAATTATAATCGTTCTATATCATAATTTGCGTTTTCCCACTTGCAGGCGGCGCTGATCGTGGCGTTCATCAACATACGCATACCCAATCTGCTGGGGGATCTGGTCAACACGCTGGCCCGGTATGCCAACACCTATGTGATGGACCCCATTCACAACTCGTTTGTGAAGGACGTGAGCAAGCCGGCGAGCAATCTGCTCAGTTTGTACATGCTGCAATCGGGTTTCACCTTTGTGTACATCTATCTGCTGAGTCGCATTGGCGAACAGATGGCGGCGAAGATGCGACAGGATCTCTTCAAGCAGATCGTGCTCCAGGACATTTCGTTCTTCGACGAGAATCGCACCGGTGAACTCGTGAATCGCCTCACAGCCGATGTGCAGGACTTCAAGACCTCATTCAAGCAGTTCGTGGCTCACGGATTGCGCAGCGCAGCACAACTGATCGGTGGCAGCATCTCGCTCTTCATGATCTCGCCTCACATGGCCGCGATTGCGTTGGCCGGCGTTCCTTGTGTCGTCATGTTCATGACGTACCTGGGCAAGAAGCTGCGAAACCTAAGCAAAAACTCCCAAGCGCAGGTGAGTCGATCCTTCGATATGGATTCCAAACTCTCCGCTAAACTTCTTCACTTCCAGGCGGAACGCGCAACGGGAGTCTGCGAGGAGGCGCTGTCCAACATTCGCACCGTGCGCAGCAGCGCCTGCGAATATCGGGAGCTGCAGCTGTTCGAGCAGGAGACGAACGAGGCGGCACGATTGGCCCAGGAGCTGGGCCATGGCATTGCCATCTTTCAGGGTCTGACCAACTTTTTCCTCAACACATTGGTGCTCTCCACGCTCTTCATGGGCGGCCACCTCATGTCCACCGAGAGCCTCACGCCGGGCGCCCTCATGGCATTCCTCGTCGCCTCGCAGGGCGTTCAACGCTCCTTGGCCCAGGGATCGGTGTTGTTGGGCACCATGATTCGTGGCATGAGCGCCGGGAGTCGCGTCTTTGAGTTCCTCGCCATGCAACCGAAGGTGGAGCTGCTCCGTGGCTATGTCATACCTCCGGAGCGACTCCATGGCGAGATCCGCTTCGAGAACGTCTCGTTTGCTTATCCTATGCGACCAGAGCAGGTGAGTTATCCTCCTTTCACTCCCATTTCCCACTTCCCACTCTGATTAACGATTCTCTCTGTCCCTCACTATCGACAAGTCTGCGTAGTTCGATCGCAATTGCGTTTATCTAATCAATTGGGTTGCGGCTCCATTtaaagcaacaacgacaggGATAAGTTTGTAAACCTTTCATTGAAAGTAAACCCCCTAAAAATGGAAGGGAAAGGAGTTTTTTAAAGATGTATTCAtctattaaatgtaaattcgAATTCTCTTTACAACGACAGGGATAAGTTTGTAAACCTTTCATTGAAAGTAAATCCCTAAAGAAGGCAAGGGAATTCTTACgtagatttttgttttaaagaaGTATTCttctaaaatgtaaattcgaattctttttttatgttgaattgctttaaattcgaattctctttttttgtaacATATTGAATAGCTTTGTAGGACAGGGATAAATTTGTAAACCTTTCATTGAAAGTAAACCCCCTAAAAATGGAAGGGAAAGGAATTCTTACgtagatttttgttttaaaatgtaaattcgaattcttttttttgttgaattgcTTTAAATTCGAATTCTCTTTTTATGTATTGAATACCTTTATAGGACAGTGATAAATTTGTAAGCCTTTCATTGAAAGTAAACCCCctttaaaaaaaggaaaggaagGAAATTATCAGAAAGAAGTTTTTTTAATGAAGTATTCATCTAAAATGTAACTTCGAATTCTCTTCTCAACGACATGGATAAGTTTGTAAACCTTTCAAGTaaaccccccaaaaaaagggaagggaaaggaATTCTTACGTAGATTTTTGTTCTAAAGAAGTACTCTTCTAAAATGTTAATTCGAATTCTCCTTTTATGTCTTGAATATCTTTAAACGACAAGGATAAGTTTGTAAACCTTTCATTGAAAGTAAACCCCCTAAAAATGGAAGAGAAAGGAGTTTTTTAAAGAAGTATTCAtctattaaatgtaaattcgAATTCTCTTTACAACGACAGGGATAAGTTTGTAAACCTTTCATTGAAAGTAAATCCCCAAAGAAGGCAAGGGAAAGGAATTCTTACGTAGATTTTTGTTCTAAAGAAGTACTCTTCTAAAATGTTAATtcgaattatttttttatgttgaattGCTTAAAATTCGAATTCTCTTTTTATGTATTGAATAGCTTTGTATGACAGGGATAAATTTGTAAACCTTTCATTGAAAGTAAACCCTctttaaaaaaaggaaaggaagGAAATTATCAGAAAGGAGTTTTTTTAATGAAGTATTCATCTAAAATGTAACTTGGAATTCTCTTTTCAACGACATGGATAAGTTTGTAAACCTTTCATATAAAGTAAACTACCCAACAAAAGTGAATTAGGGAATTCTCACATAGATTTTGGCTTTAAAGATGTATTCtgctttaatttcaatttgaattctcATTTTATATGTCTTTAATGACTTTCAAagcctttgatatattttggtatttatttggtatataacaATCTACTATATtgttaagaataataccgcactattttgctttcattggAAATGGGCAGCGGATAT
This region includes:
- the LOC133849049 gene encoding mitochondrial potassium channel ATP-binding subunit; amino-acid sequence: MLRLLLANCSRSDLLSRRLQNANRLLRQHQHTLLRPKAAPSTATPPSSAARALQTTRALLLGGATLAGGVAVRSWWATAHCEAAAGAGGNRLAGVIQHTLQQEEQHFDWRRFWSYLEPHTWELIGAICAALIVAFINIRIPNLLGDLVNTLARYANTYVMDPIHNSFVKDVSKPASNLLSLYMLQSGFTFVYIYLLSRIGEQMAAKMRQDLFKQIVLQDISFFDENRTGELVNRLTADVQDFKTSFKQFVAHGLRSAAQLIGGSISLFMISPHMAAIALAGVPCVVMFMTYLGKKLRNLSKNSQAQAERATGVCEEALSNIRTVRSSACEYRELQLFEQETNEAARLAQELGHGIAIFQGLTNFFLNTLVLSTLFMGGHLMSTESLTPGALMAFLVASQGVQRSLAQGSVLLGTMIRGMSAGSRVFEFLAMQPKVELLRGYVIPPERLHGEIRFENVSFAYPMRPEQLVLKDFSLTLRPGQTVALVGASGSGKSTIAALLERFYEPTAGNIKIDGYKLADISPYWLRANVLGFIEQQPVLFGTSILENVRYGKPTASPDDVYAASKLAQSHDFVTALPDGYDTNVGERGTQLSGGQRQRIAIARALVKNPRVLILDEATSALDATSEAEVQKALDTAVQNRTTLVIAHRLSTIRNADLIVVLDQGRVVETGKHDELMAKRGLYFELVRQQERREIQDQVQAAEEVLSTATTVTATATPSTKTTTTTTPPATTTATTTTTLPQG